The proteins below are encoded in one region of Corallococcus silvisoli:
- a CDS encoding arylsulfatase has protein sequence MSKSPRKKGNGDGAKAGPVKTYREGERFPGRIGRTWQESEPAFPMPPTAPKDAPNILYVILDDVGFGWCEPFGGLIRTPHMMKLAQQGLRYTHFTTTALCSPTRSCLITGRNHHSVGMANITELATGFPGYNGRQPQDKAGVPAMLHQHGYTSYCIGKWHNTPSEETTIAGPYDRWPTGPVFGFDRFYGFLGGDCDQWNPKLFLDREAVDPPRTPEEGYHLSEDLVDRAISWISQHHSSDPAKPWLTWLALGCAHAPHHVAPEWADRYKGRFDMGWDAYREQTLARQKELGILPRDAKLAPMLEGVPKWDTLTADQKRLYTRMAELYAGFIEHADAQLGRLMEFLERTGQLDNTLVFVFIGDNGSSGEGTLTGIFNEQSVANNATETVEQNLARLEQFGQPGSYNHYPVGWALAGNAPFQLCKQYTHFGGVRNPLIVHWPRGIQAKGELRTQYHHVIDIVPTILEAIGVEAPRFINTVQQEPIEGFGMTYSFNDAKAPSNHVTQYYEMLGNRGLYHDGWKIVTYHGRKPWENAAKWGFDEDHWELYNLHEDPTESNDLMKGRDRANLDDPMVKKLIELVGMWWAEAGRYQVLPLDDRFQVRALGRQGLYTQRERLTYYEGAVRIQEFAGPDTKNRSWEMTAEVEVPAGEAQGPIVALGGASAGWTLYLQKGVPVFCYNFPGPEYTYLRGKAALTPGRHRLRYEFEKTGPEPFGAGGTGRLFVDGKKVAEGKIPRTVSVGYSMDETFDVGWDKGTAVSPEYPSNARFNGRVLRVDFDLKPDFHPDLQDPAKSAEARFQHEMLRQ, from the coding sequence ATGAGCAAGAGTCCACGCAAGAAGGGCAACGGCGACGGCGCGAAGGCGGGCCCGGTGAAGACCTACCGGGAAGGGGAGCGCTTCCCGGGCCGGATTGGCAGGACCTGGCAGGAGTCCGAGCCCGCCTTCCCCATGCCGCCCACCGCGCCCAAGGACGCGCCCAACATCCTCTACGTCATCCTGGACGACGTGGGCTTCGGCTGGTGCGAACCCTTTGGCGGGCTCATCCGCACGCCGCACATGATGAAGCTGGCCCAGCAGGGCCTGCGCTACACCCACTTCACCACCACGGCGCTCTGCTCACCCACGCGCTCGTGCCTCATCACCGGCCGCAACCACCACTCCGTGGGCATGGCCAACATCACCGAGCTGGCCACCGGCTTCCCCGGCTACAACGGCCGCCAGCCGCAGGACAAGGCCGGCGTGCCCGCCATGCTCCATCAGCATGGTTACACCAGCTACTGCATTGGCAAATGGCACAACACCCCGTCGGAGGAGACGACCATCGCCGGGCCCTATGACCGGTGGCCCACGGGCCCCGTCTTCGGCTTCGACCGCTTCTATGGCTTCCTGGGCGGGGACTGCGACCAGTGGAACCCGAAGCTCTTCCTGGACCGCGAGGCCGTGGATCCGCCGCGCACGCCGGAGGAGGGCTACCACCTGTCCGAGGACCTGGTGGACCGCGCCATCAGCTGGATCTCCCAGCACCACTCCTCGGACCCGGCGAAGCCCTGGCTGACGTGGCTGGCGCTGGGGTGCGCGCACGCTCCGCACCACGTCGCGCCGGAGTGGGCGGACCGCTACAAGGGCCGGTTCGACATGGGCTGGGACGCGTACCGGGAGCAGACGCTCGCGCGGCAGAAGGAGCTGGGCATCCTCCCCCGGGACGCGAAGCTCGCGCCCATGCTGGAGGGCGTCCCGAAGTGGGACACCCTCACCGCGGACCAGAAGCGCCTGTACACGCGGATGGCGGAGCTCTACGCCGGCTTCATCGAGCACGCCGACGCGCAGCTGGGCCGGCTGATGGAGTTCCTGGAGCGGACGGGCCAGCTCGACAACACGCTCGTCTTCGTCTTCATCGGGGACAACGGCTCCTCGGGCGAGGGCACGCTGACGGGCATCTTCAATGAGCAGTCCGTGGCGAACAACGCCACGGAGACGGTGGAGCAGAACCTGGCGCGGCTGGAGCAGTTCGGCCAGCCCGGCTCCTACAACCACTACCCGGTGGGCTGGGCCCTCGCGGGCAACGCGCCGTTCCAGCTCTGCAAGCAGTACACGCACTTCGGCGGCGTGCGGAACCCGCTCATCGTCCACTGGCCGCGCGGCATCCAGGCGAAGGGCGAGCTGCGCACGCAGTACCACCACGTCATCGACATCGTGCCCACCATCCTGGAGGCGATCGGCGTGGAGGCTCCGCGCTTCATCAACACCGTGCAGCAGGAGCCCATCGAAGGCTTCGGCATGACGTATTCGTTCAACGACGCGAAGGCGCCGTCCAACCACGTCACGCAGTACTACGAGATGCTGGGCAACCGCGGCCTGTACCACGACGGCTGGAAGATCGTGACGTACCACGGGCGCAAGCCGTGGGAGAACGCGGCGAAGTGGGGCTTCGACGAGGACCACTGGGAGCTCTACAACCTCCACGAGGACCCCACCGAATCCAACGACCTGATGAAGGGACGGGACCGGGCCAACCTGGACGACCCGATGGTGAAGAAGCTCATCGAGCTGGTCGGCATGTGGTGGGCGGAGGCCGGGCGCTACCAGGTGCTGCCCCTGGATGACCGCTTCCAGGTCCGCGCGCTGGGGCGGCAGGGCCTCTACACGCAGCGCGAGCGGCTGACCTATTACGAGGGCGCCGTGCGCATCCAGGAGTTCGCGGGACCGGACACCAAGAACCGCTCCTGGGAGATGACCGCGGAGGTGGAGGTGCCCGCGGGCGAGGCCCAGGGGCCCATCGTCGCGCTCGGCGGCGCGTCCGCGGGGTGGACGCTCTACCTCCAGAAGGGCGTGCCGGTGTTCTGCTACAACTTCCCCGGGCCTGAATACACCTACCTCCGGGGCAAGGCGGCGCTGACGCCCGGCAGGCACCGCCTGCGCTACGAGTTCGAGAAGACCGGCCCCGAGCCCTTCGGCGCGGGCGGCACCGGGCGCCTCTTCGTGGACGGGAAGAAGGTGGCGGAGGGGAAGATTCCGAGGACCGTGTCCGTGGGGTACTCCATGGACG